A window of Clostridium sp. 'White wine YQ' contains these coding sequences:
- the nirJ1 gene encoding putative heme d1 biosynthesis radical SAM protein NirJ1: protein MIGISKLLCGSENYGDRLRYVHGANNQRNGVSSGRGPVVVWNCTRTCNLKCVHCYASSDNKKYDGELSTEEGKRFINELHEFRVPVILFSGGEPLLREDFFELIQYANKYKIRSTISTNGTLIDKRIATKIKNSGVGYVGISLDGVGTSHDEFRRTKGAFNLALNGIRNCKEVNQRVGLRFTINRHNFNQLKDIFHLIKDENIDRVCFYHLVYSGRGSKMIDEDITHEEARIAMDLIMEKSLELKDKVEILTVDNHADGIYLYLQALKKYPHLAESILELMKINGGNRSGIAIANVDYYGNVHADQFTWKHTFGNVKERGFKDIWTDASNPIIGGLKDRKALLKGRCSKCKWVNVCNGNLRTRAESITGDFWASDPACYLTDEEIGISDNMGLV from the coding sequence ATGATTGGAATATCAAAACTATTATGTGGATCTGAAAATTATGGAGATAGATTAAGATATGTTCATGGAGCAAATAATCAAAGAAATGGTGTAAGCTCAGGTCGTGGTCCAGTTGTAGTATGGAATTGCACAAGGACTTGTAATTTAAAATGCGTTCACTGTTATGCAAGTTCAGATAATAAAAAGTATGATGGAGAATTAAGTACTGAAGAAGGTAAGAGATTTATTAATGAACTACATGAGTTTAGGGTTCCTGTAATCTTATTTTCTGGGGGAGAGCCTTTACTTAGAGAGGACTTTTTTGAATTAATCCAGTATGCAAATAAGTATAAAATACGAAGTACAATATCCACAAATGGAACTCTTATTGATAAAAGAATTGCAACTAAAATTAAAAACTCAGGGGTAGGATATGTAGGAATAAGCCTAGATGGAGTTGGAACTAGTCATGATGAGTTTAGAAGAACTAAAGGAGCTTTCAATCTGGCTTTAAATGGTATTCGTAATTGCAAGGAAGTTAATCAAAGAGTTGGCCTTAGATTTACAATAAATCGTCATAACTTTAATCAATTAAAGGATATATTTCACCTAATTAAAGATGAAAATATTGATAGGGTGTGCTTCTATCATTTAGTTTATTCAGGTAGGGGCAGCAAAATGATAGATGAAGATATTACCCATGAAGAAGCAAGAATAGCAATGGATCTAATTATGGAAAAATCACTTGAATTAAAAGATAAAGTTGAAATACTAACAGTTGATAATCATGCAGATGGTATTTATTTATATTTGCAGGCACTCAAAAAATATCCCCATTTAGCAGAAAGTATCTTAGAATTAATGAAAATTAATGGAGGCAATCGTTCAGGTATAGCTATTGCCAATGTAGATTATTATGGAAATGTTCATGCTGATCAGTTCACGTGGAAACATACTTTTGGAAATGTTAAGGAAAGAGGGTTTAAAGATATTTGGACAGATGCTTCAAATCCAATTATCGGAGGGCTAAAAGACAGAAAAGCTCTACTTAAGGGTAGATGCAGCAAATGTAAATGGGTAAATGTATGCAATGGGAATTTAAGAACAAGAGCTGAATCAATTACTGGAGACTTTTGGGCTTCAGATCCTGCATGCTATTTAACAGATGAGGAAATTGGTATTTCTGATAATATGGGACTTGTTTAA
- the nirJ2 gene encoding putative heme d1 biosynthesis radical SAM protein NirJ2, which translates to MIVSWNTTNKCNMYCKHCYRDAGIQAEQELSTLEAKELINEIAKACFKIMIFSGGEPLMRPDIYELVNYASKLGLRSVLGSNGVMITREVAKKLKASGVMGVGISLDSLNAKKHDEFRNYNGAWRETVLGMKNCRDEGLPFQVHTTVMLWNKDEILDLTDFAVGMGAVAHHTFFLVPTGRGGNIENESLTPEMYEELLRNIMMKQKYVDIELKPTCAPQFMRIAREMEMNPRFGRGCLAGTSYCIISPVGDVQPCAYLNMPIGNVRKNKFSEIWRDNEVFKKLRTLEYKGKCGVCRHKKACGGCRARAAFYNNGDYMAEEEWCQYSNS; encoded by the coding sequence ATGATTGTTTCATGGAATACAACAAACAAATGCAATATGTATTGTAAGCATTGCTATAGAGATGCAGGAATACAAGCAGAGCAGGAACTAAGTACACTGGAGGCTAAAGAACTTATAAATGAAATAGCTAAAGCGTGTTTCAAAATAATGATTTTCTCAGGAGGAGAACCATTAATGAGACCAGACATTTATGAATTAGTCAATTATGCTTCAAAGCTTGGACTACGTTCTGTTTTAGGCAGCAATGGAGTAATGATAACAAGGGAAGTTGCAAAGAAATTAAAAGCTTCAGGGGTTATGGGAGTAGGAATTAGTCTAGATAGTCTTAATGCAAAAAAACATGATGAGTTCAGAAATTATAATGGTGCATGGAGAGAAACTGTTCTTGGCATGAAAAATTGTAGAGATGAGGGATTGCCATTTCAAGTACATACAACTGTGATGCTATGGAATAAAGATGAGATTTTGGATTTAACAGATTTTGCAGTTGGTATGGGAGCAGTTGCACATCATACATTTTTCTTAGTTCCTACTGGCAGAGGAGGGAATATTGAAAACGAGTCATTGACACCAGAAATGTATGAGGAACTATTGAGAAATATTATGATGAAGCAAAAGTACGTGGACATAGAACTTAAACCTACGTGCGCCCCTCAGTTTATGAGGATTGCAAGAGAAATGGAGATGAATCCAAGATTCGGAAGAGGATGCCTTGCGGGAACTAGCTACTGCATAATAAGCCCAGTAGGTGATGTTCAACCTTGTGCTTACTTAAATATGCCTATTGGAAATGTAAGAAAAAATAAGTTTAGTGAAATATGGAGAGATAATGAAGTATTCAAGAAACTTAGGACTTTAGAGTATAAAGGGAAATGTGGAGTATGTAGGCATAAAAAAGCTTGCGGAGGATGTAGAGCGAGAGCAGCTTTTTATAATAACGGGGATTATATGGCAGAAGAAGAATGGTGCCAATATTCTAACTCATAG
- the ahbA gene encoding siroheme decarboxylase subunit alpha: protein MNSEYIELLNSIQEGFPLESRPYLALAKKLNITEEEVIKYIKELKESGDIRRIGGVFNSKKMGFSSTLCAIKVPKERIEEISELINSYEGVTHNYLRDHSYNMWFTVIASTEEEIKRFINEIKYRTGIEDILYLPSTKMFKIKVDFQVKEKIYV, encoded by the coding sequence ATGAATAGTGAGTATATAGAATTGCTTAATTCAATTCAAGAGGGTTTTCCACTTGAGTCAAGACCATATTTAGCTTTAGCAAAAAAGTTAAATATTACTGAAGAAGAAGTTATTAAATATATTAAAGAACTTAAAGAAAGTGGAGATATCAGAAGAATTGGTGGGGTTTTTAACTCGAAAAAGATGGGCTTTAGCAGCACTTTATGTGCTATTAAAGTACCAAAAGAAAGAATAGAGGAGATTTCAGAACTTATAAATAGTTATGAGGGAGTTACACATAATTATTTAAGAGATCATTCATATAATATGTGGTTTACCGTAATTGCATCCACAGAGGAGGAAATAAAAAGGTTTATAAATGAGATAAAATATAGAACAGGAATAGAGGATATATTATATTTACCTTCAACTAAAATGTTCAAAATTAAAGTCGATTTTCAGGTTAAGGAGAAAATATATGTTTAG
- the ahbB gene encoding siroheme decarboxylase subunit beta, with protein sequence MFSSLDKKIIHRLQEDLPLVPKPYKLIADELEITENELLDKIKDFLISGVIRRFGATLNHRNVGFKENAMVVWNVPEEKVNEVGDRMTSFEEVSHCYERKILPNWKYNIYTMIHGESKEECEKIVSEISKATNMHDYEMLYSIRELKKCSMRYF encoded by the coding sequence ATGTTTAGTTCATTAGATAAAAAAATTATACATAGACTTCAGGAGGATTTGCCATTAGTCCCTAAGCCCTATAAGCTTATAGCTGATGAGTTAGAAATTACTGAAAATGAGCTTTTAGACAAGATAAAAGATTTCTTGATTAGTGGAGTAATTAGAAGATTTGGTGCTACACTAAATCATAGAAATGTTGGATTTAAAGAAAATGCGATGGTTGTTTGGAATGTGCCTGAAGAAAAAGTTAATGAAGTAGGAGATAGGATGACATCTTTTGAAGAAGTAAGCCATTGTTATGAGCGAAAGATACTGCCTAATTGGAAATATAATATCTATACAATGATACATGGAGAAAGCAAAGAAGAATGTGAGAAAATCGTTAGTGAGATTTCTAAGGCAACCAACATGCATGATTATGAAATGTTATATAGTATTAGAGAACTTAAAAAATGCAGTATGAGATATTTTTAA
- a CDS encoding MDR family MFS transporter codes for MKTNSKRSILIVGLLLGIFFASLDQTIVGTAMPRIIGELGGLSIMAWVTTAYLLTSTTVVPIAGKMSDLFGRRIMYVGGIIIFIIGSMLCGTSQNMTQLILYRGLQGIGGGILMPMAMTIVGDIFPPENRGKWQGVITAVFGLSSVVGPSIGGWFVDNATWRWVFYINIPVGLLAAFTVFIGLTGEKRVEDKVIIDYAGAITLIISIVSLLLGLSLGGKDYPWTSWQIVGLFATFVLVGLIFIFVELKAEDPILNLHLFQNKVFVGANIVGFLMGLGMFGAMMFLPLFMQGIIGISATKSGNSMIPMMLGMMVTSILGGQLVTKLKFRTIFISGIILMGLSLYLLSTMDVNTTRLTISLYIVILGLGLGLIMPTITLSVQTAFSIEQRAVVTSATQFFRSIGSTLGVTVLGVVLNNRSTTLLDKNFFPTIDKIPALQTGTLGTLLKEAHNAPQDLFNTLLNPEIINKIPAQLQAIMLPPLKLALSESLHTVFIVCTIIVLLGIPASFLLGNSKVEKKN; via the coding sequence GTGAAAACAAACTCTAAACGCAGTATTTTAATAGTAGGACTCTTATTAGGTATATTCTTCGCATCATTGGATCAAACAATTGTAGGAACAGCAATGCCAAGGATTATAGGTGAATTAGGCGGCTTAAGTATAATGGCTTGGGTAACAACAGCTTATTTGTTAACTTCAACAACTGTAGTTCCTATTGCTGGAAAAATGTCTGATTTATTTGGACGTCGTATAATGTATGTAGGTGGAATTATAATATTTATAATAGGTTCTATGTTATGTGGAACTAGTCAAAATATGACACAACTAATTTTATATCGTGGACTTCAAGGAATAGGTGGAGGAATTTTGATGCCAATGGCTATGACCATAGTTGGTGATATTTTCCCACCAGAAAATCGTGGAAAATGGCAAGGAGTAATAACTGCCGTATTCGGTCTTTCATCCGTAGTAGGTCCTAGTATTGGTGGTTGGTTTGTAGATAATGCAACTTGGAGATGGGTATTCTATATTAATATACCTGTAGGTTTACTTGCTGCTTTTACTGTTTTCATTGGATTAACTGGAGAAAAACGTGTTGAAGATAAAGTAATAATAGATTACGCTGGAGCTATAACCCTTATCATTTCAATAGTATCTTTACTATTAGGCTTAAGCCTTGGAGGAAAAGATTATCCTTGGACTTCATGGCAAATAGTTGGATTATTCGCTACATTTGTACTAGTAGGATTAATATTTATATTCGTTGAATTAAAGGCTGAAGATCCAATTTTAAACCTTCATCTTTTCCAAAACAAAGTTTTTGTAGGCGCAAATATTGTTGGATTTCTAATGGGTCTTGGTATGTTTGGTGCTATGATGTTTTTACCACTTTTCATGCAAGGAATAATTGGTATCAGCGCTACAAAATCTGGTAATTCAATGATTCCTATGATGTTAGGAATGATGGTTACGAGCATTCTAGGAGGCCAATTAGTAACTAAATTAAAATTTAGAACTATTTTTATTTCAGGTATAATTTTAATGGGACTAAGCTTGTACTTATTAAGTACAATGGACGTTAATACAACACGTTTAACAATTAGCTTATACATAGTAATCTTGGGTCTTGGACTTGGACTAATAATGCCGACTATAACTTTATCAGTTCAAACAGCCTTTTCAATTGAGCAACGTGCAGTAGTTACTTCTGCAACTCAATTTTTCCGTAGCATAGGAAGTACTCTTGGCGTTACTGTACTTGGTGTTGTTCTAAACAATAGATCAACTACTTTATTAGATAAGAACTTCTTCCCAACAATTGATAAAATACCAGCATTACAAACAGGCACTTTAGGTACATTGCTTAAGGAAGCTCATAATGCCCCACAAGATTTATTTAATACTCTATTAAATCCAGAGATAATAAATAAAATACCAGCACAATTACAAGCAATAATGCTTCCTCCATTAAAACTAGCATTATCAGAATCTCTACATACTGTATTTATTGTTTGTACAATTATTGTTTTACTTGGCATACCTGCGAGCTTTTTACTAGGAAACTCAAAAGTTGAGAAAAAAAATTAA